A genomic stretch from Aquipuribacter hungaricus includes:
- a CDS encoding vWA domain-containing protein, which yields ARRRREVSRRGDADGALTRAQAQLDQALALERDALAGRQDDDARFDETRLASLPRSTSRAVQELADYAWSSPEAQELYQGILDGLQQEVLDHQFDGISDALRQMAEGGGQESSEALQKMLGDLDDLLEAHARGEDTTEQFEQFMAEHGDLVPGEPKDTDELVDALARRSAEAQRLLQSMSPQQRAELAALTEAALGRDPGLAEAMARLSQRLREARPEAFQRGPGRGGLSGEEPLGYGEAASALGELADLDDLLDSLGQEHPGATLDDVDVEQVERALGRSAAQEVAALKELERQLREQGWVTGPAEEARLSPKAMRRLGQSALRAIAQRLTGRGRGEHDDPRAGSSGEPTGAWREWRFGDEQPLDVVRTVQNAVLRSAQQPGGRSGGAVRLAVEDMAVVETEDRSRAAVALCVDLSFSMVSEGRWAPMKRTALALQHLVSSRYAHDSLQVIGFDRHARPMTTTELAHVEPEYVQGTNLAHALALAREHVSRHPDATPVVLVVTDGEPTAHNETWTMPDGSVEVEAVFDWPPRPETVQATVREVDALTRMRVPIDVVMLGEDPGLVRFVDAIARRNGGRVLSADPDRLGGAVVADYLRARRG from the coding sequence CGCCCGGCGCCGGCGCGAGGTGTCCCGCCGCGGCGACGCGGACGGTGCGCTCACCCGCGCGCAGGCTCAGCTGGACCAGGCGCTGGCGCTCGAGCGCGACGCGCTGGCCGGCCGCCAGGACGACGACGCCCGCTTCGACGAGACCCGGCTGGCCTCGCTGCCGCGCTCGACGAGCCGGGCGGTGCAGGAGCTCGCCGACTACGCCTGGAGCTCCCCCGAGGCGCAGGAGCTCTACCAGGGCATCCTCGACGGGCTGCAGCAGGAGGTCCTCGACCACCAGTTCGACGGCATCTCCGACGCCCTGCGCCAGATGGCCGAGGGCGGCGGGCAGGAGTCGTCGGAGGCGCTGCAGAAGATGCTCGGCGACCTCGACGACCTGCTCGAGGCCCACGCCCGCGGCGAGGACACCACCGAGCAGTTCGAGCAGTTCATGGCCGAGCACGGCGACCTGGTGCCGGGCGAGCCCAAGGACACCGACGAGCTCGTCGACGCCCTGGCCCGGCGCAGCGCGGAGGCCCAGCGGCTCCTGCAGTCGATGAGCCCGCAGCAGCGCGCCGAGCTCGCCGCGCTCACCGAGGCCGCCCTGGGCCGCGACCCCGGTCTCGCCGAGGCGATGGCGCGGCTGTCGCAGCGGCTGCGCGAGGCCCGGCCGGAGGCGTTCCAGCGCGGGCCCGGCCGCGGCGGCCTGTCGGGCGAGGAGCCGCTCGGCTACGGCGAGGCCGCGAGCGCCCTGGGCGAGCTCGCCGACCTCGACGACCTGCTGGACTCCCTGGGCCAGGAGCACCCCGGCGCCACCCTCGACGACGTCGACGTCGAGCAGGTGGAGCGGGCGCTGGGCCGCAGCGCGGCGCAGGAGGTGGCCGCGCTGAAGGAGCTGGAGCGGCAGCTGCGCGAGCAGGGCTGGGTGACCGGTCCCGCCGAGGAGGCCCGCCTCAGCCCCAAGGCCATGCGGCGGCTCGGCCAGTCCGCGCTGCGGGCGATCGCCCAGCGGCTCACCGGCCGCGGCCGGGGCGAGCACGACGACCCGCGCGCCGGCTCGTCCGGGGAGCCGACCGGCGCCTGGCGGGAGTGGCGCTTCGGCGACGAGCAGCCGCTCGACGTGGTGCGGACCGTGCAGAACGCGGTCCTGCGCAGCGCCCAGCAGCCGGGCGGGCGCAGCGGCGGCGCGGTGCGTCTCGCCGTGGAGGACATGGCCGTCGTGGAGACCGAGGACCGCAGCCGCGCGGCCGTCGCGCTGTGCGTCGACCTGTCCTTCTCCATGGTCAGCGAGGGGCGCTGGGCTCCGATGAAGCGGACGGCGCTGGCGCTGCAGCACCTCGTCAGCAGCCGCTACGCCCACGACTCGCTGCAGGTCATCGGCTTCGACCGGCACGCCCGCCCCATGACGACCACCGAGCTCGCGCACGTGGAGCCGGAGTACGTCCAGGGGACCAACCTCGCCCACGCGCTGGCCCTGGCCCGCGAGCACGTCTCGCGCCACCCCGACGCCACCCCCGTCGTCCTCGTCGTCACCGACGGCGAGCCGACCGCGCACAACGAGACGTGGACGATGCCCGACGGCTCGGTCGAGGTCGAGGCCGTGTTCGACTGGCCGCCCCGGCCGGAGACGGTGCAGGCGACGGTGCGCGAGGTGGACGCCCTCACGCGGATGCGGGTGCCGATCGACGTGGTCATGCTCGGCGAGGACCCGGGCCTGGTCCGCTTCGTCGACGCGATCGCCCGCCGCAACGGCGGACGGGTGCTGTCGGCGGACCCGGACCGGCTCGGCGGCGCGGTGGTCGCGGACTACCTGCGGGCCCGTCGCGGCTGA